From a region of the Arachis ipaensis cultivar K30076 chromosome B09, Araip1.1, whole genome shotgun sequence genome:
- the LOC107619213 gene encoding uncharacterized protein LOC107619213 isoform X4: MDESNKHKAIRAKEISEKMFAAGAQDDVAIMRESYMSLASLIHSEENKFVGADGAFELVSQAWSVLSDKAKRAMFDEKINAPAFDEEVKVETCKLATECEYIPSQEGDNCDHNVTEAASSNAKIQKDNSPASRSSTFWTMCRRCKLVFLYPRVKVNCRLLCFVCNKEFMAVELDRRRVLSARRRSRGLHTVNPQAHDVSNFHGSTLLRKTCQGSSATQEKDVQQMYQKVKRKRNEEQVTERENASQEEHPVAKRSYFNPSKIRSALEDMSLTGSDERNTKEPDFKYSGTSQPKESGIAKGIYQVELRNHFMDVAVNALSTKLAALNPDTNDSQKANETGETFLRESESYDQDNCEKPEERTSGVQATMPSAGSNTMTDMLTKSLGKMSIEFPTSK; encoded by the exons ATGGATGAGTCAAATAAGCATAAGGCCATCAGAGCCAAAGAGATTTCTGAGAAAATGTTTGCTGCAG GTGCGCAAGACGATGTTGCCATAATGAGGGAATCGTACATGAGTTTAGCTTCCCTGATTCACTCTGAGGAGAACAAGTTTGTTGGCGCAGATGGGGCCTTTGAACTTGTTTCGCAAGCATGGAGTGTGCTGTCGGATAAGGCTAAGAGGGCAATGTTCGATGAGAAGATTAATGCCCCAGCATTCGATGAGGAGGTGAAGGTGGAAACATGTAAACTTGCAACTGAGTGTGAATATATACCATCACAAGAGGGGGATAATTGTGATCACAATGTTACTGAGGCTGCCTCTTCAAATGCAAAGATTCAGAAGGACAATTCACCTGCATCAAGATCAAGTACATTTTGGACTATGTGCCGTAGGTGCAAGCTTGTATTCCTGTACCCTAGAGTTAAAGTTAACTGTAGACTTTTGTGTTTTGTTTGCAACAAAGAATTTATGGCAGTTGAACTAGATAGACGGAGGGTTTTATCAGCAAGGAGGCGCTCCAGGGGTTTGCACACTGTCAATCCACAGGCACATGATGTAAGCAACTTTCATGGCAGTACATTACTGAGAAAAACTTGTCAGGGTTCCTCTGCAACTCAAGAAAAAGATGTTCAACAGATGTATCAGAAAGTAAAGCGAAAGCGCAATGAGGAGCAAGTAACAGAGAGGGAAAATGCCTCCCAAGAGGAGCACCCTGTTGCTAAAAGAAGTTACTTTAATCCTTCCAAGATAAGAAGTGCCTTGGAGGATATGAGCTTGACCGGCTCTGATGAGCGAAACACAAAGGAGCCAGATTTCAAATATAGCGGGACAAGCCAACCTAAAGAGAGCGGCATTGCAAAAGGCATCTACCAGGTGGAGCTTCGTAACCATTTTATGGACGTTGCTGTAAATGCGCTTAGTACAAAACTAGCTGCTCTTAATCCGGATACTAATGATAGCCAGAAAGCAAATGAGACGGGGGAAACATTTTTGAGAGAATCTGAAAGTTATGATCAAGACAATTGTGAGAAGCCAGAAGAAAGGACAAGCGGAGTCCAAGCAACCATGCCATCTGCAGGCTCTAATACTATGACTGACATGCTAACAAAATCTTTGGGGAAGATGTCAATAGAGTTTCCAACTTCCAAATAA
- the LOC107619213 gene encoding uncharacterized protein LOC107619213 isoform X1 gives MDESNKHKAIRAKEISEKMFAAGDVYTAMRFACMARNLFPGLEGIKQMIKIFGIYLAAKIKINGEIDWYTMLGVGAQDDVAIMRESYMSLASLIHSEENKFVGADGAFELVSQAWSVLSDKAKRAMFDEKINAPAFDEEVKVETCKLATECEYIPSQEGDNCDHNVTEAASSNAKIQKDNSPASRSSTFWTMCRRCKLVFLYPRVKVNCRLLCFVCNKEFMAVELDRRRVLSARRRSRGLHTVNPQAHDVSNFHGSTLLRKTCQGSSATQEKDVQQMYQKVKRKRNEEQVTERENASQEEHPVAKRSYFNPSKIRSALEDMSLTGSDERNTKEPDFKYSGTSQPKESGIAKGIYQVELRNHFMDVAVNALSTKLAALNPDTNDSQKANETGETFLRESESYDQDNCEKPEERTSGVQATMPSAGSNTMTDMLTKSLGKMSIEFPTSK, from the coding sequence ATGGATGAGTCAAATAAGCATAAGGCCATCAGAGCCAAAGAGATTTCTGAGAAAATGTTTGCTGCAGGTGATGTTTATACTGCAATGAGGTTCGCTTGTATGGCTCGAAATTTGTTTCCTGGTCTTGAGGGTATTAAGCAGATGATAAAAATATTTGGTATATACCTGGCTGCTAAGATCAAAATAAATGGTGAAATTGATTGGTACACTATGCTTGGTGTAGGTGCGCAAGACGATGTTGCCATAATGAGGGAATCGTACATGAGTTTAGCTTCCCTGATTCACTCTGAGGAGAACAAGTTTGTTGGCGCAGATGGGGCCTTTGAACTTGTTTCGCAAGCATGGAGTGTGCTGTCGGATAAGGCTAAGAGGGCAATGTTCGATGAGAAGATTAATGCCCCAGCATTCGATGAGGAGGTGAAGGTGGAAACATGTAAACTTGCAACTGAGTGTGAATATATACCATCACAAGAGGGGGATAATTGTGATCACAATGTTACTGAGGCTGCCTCTTCAAATGCAAAGATTCAGAAGGACAATTCACCTGCATCAAGATCAAGTACATTTTGGACTATGTGCCGTAGGTGCAAGCTTGTATTCCTGTACCCTAGAGTTAAAGTTAACTGTAGACTTTTGTGTTTTGTTTGCAACAAAGAATTTATGGCAGTTGAACTAGATAGACGGAGGGTTTTATCAGCAAGGAGGCGCTCCAGGGGTTTGCACACTGTCAATCCACAGGCACATGATGTAAGCAACTTTCATGGCAGTACATTACTGAGAAAAACTTGTCAGGGTTCCTCTGCAACTCAAGAAAAAGATGTTCAACAGATGTATCAGAAAGTAAAGCGAAAGCGCAATGAGGAGCAAGTAACAGAGAGGGAAAATGCCTCCCAAGAGGAGCACCCTGTTGCTAAAAGAAGTTACTTTAATCCTTCCAAGATAAGAAGTGCCTTGGAGGATATGAGCTTGACCGGCTCTGATGAGCGAAACACAAAGGAGCCAGATTTCAAATATAGCGGGACAAGCCAACCTAAAGAGAGCGGCATTGCAAAAGGCATCTACCAGGTGGAGCTTCGTAACCATTTTATGGACGTTGCTGTAAATGCGCTTAGTACAAAACTAGCTGCTCTTAATCCGGATACTAATGATAGCCAGAAAGCAAATGAGACGGGGGAAACATTTTTGAGAGAATCTGAAAGTTATGATCAAGACAATTGTGAGAAGCCAGAAGAAAGGACAAGCGGAGTCCAAGCAACCATGCCATCTGCAGGCTCTAATACTATGACTGACATGCTAACAAAATCTTTGGGGAAGATGTCAATAGAGTTTCCAACTTCCAAATAA
- the LOC107619213 gene encoding uncharacterized protein LOC107619213 isoform X6, whose product MRESYMSLASLIHSEENKFVGADGAFELVSQAWSVLSDKAKRAMFDEKINAPAFDEEVKVETCKLATECEYIPSQEGDNCDHNVTEAASSNAKIQKDNSPASRSSTFWTMCRRCKLVFLYPRVKVNCRLLCFVCNKEFMAVELDRRRVLSARRRSRGLHTVNPQAHDVSNFHGSTLLRKTCQGSSATQEKDVQQMYQKVKRKRNEEQVTERENASQEEHPVAKRSYFNPSKIRSALEDMSLTGSDERNTKEPDFKYSGTSQPKESGIAKGIYQVELRNHFMDVAVNALSTKLAALNPDTNDSQKANETGETFLRESESYDQDNCEKPEERTSGVQATMPSAGSNTMTDMLTKSLGKMSIEFPTSK is encoded by the coding sequence ATGAGGGAATCGTACATGAGTTTAGCTTCCCTGATTCACTCTGAGGAGAACAAGTTTGTTGGCGCAGATGGGGCCTTTGAACTTGTTTCGCAAGCATGGAGTGTGCTGTCGGATAAGGCTAAGAGGGCAATGTTCGATGAGAAGATTAATGCCCCAGCATTCGATGAGGAGGTGAAGGTGGAAACATGTAAACTTGCAACTGAGTGTGAATATATACCATCACAAGAGGGGGATAATTGTGATCACAATGTTACTGAGGCTGCCTCTTCAAATGCAAAGATTCAGAAGGACAATTCACCTGCATCAAGATCAAGTACATTTTGGACTATGTGCCGTAGGTGCAAGCTTGTATTCCTGTACCCTAGAGTTAAAGTTAACTGTAGACTTTTGTGTTTTGTTTGCAACAAAGAATTTATGGCAGTTGAACTAGATAGACGGAGGGTTTTATCAGCAAGGAGGCGCTCCAGGGGTTTGCACACTGTCAATCCACAGGCACATGATGTAAGCAACTTTCATGGCAGTACATTACTGAGAAAAACTTGTCAGGGTTCCTCTGCAACTCAAGAAAAAGATGTTCAACAGATGTATCAGAAAGTAAAGCGAAAGCGCAATGAGGAGCAAGTAACAGAGAGGGAAAATGCCTCCCAAGAGGAGCACCCTGTTGCTAAAAGAAGTTACTTTAATCCTTCCAAGATAAGAAGTGCCTTGGAGGATATGAGCTTGACCGGCTCTGATGAGCGAAACACAAAGGAGCCAGATTTCAAATATAGCGGGACAAGCCAACCTAAAGAGAGCGGCATTGCAAAAGGCATCTACCAGGTGGAGCTTCGTAACCATTTTATGGACGTTGCTGTAAATGCGCTTAGTACAAAACTAGCTGCTCTTAATCCGGATACTAATGATAGCCAGAAAGCAAATGAGACGGGGGAAACATTTTTGAGAGAATCTGAAAGTTATGATCAAGACAATTGTGAGAAGCCAGAAGAAAGGACAAGCGGAGTCCAAGCAACCATGCCATCTGCAGGCTCTAATACTATGACTGACATGCTAACAAAATCTTTGGGGAAGATGTCAATAGAGTTTCCAACTTCCAAATAA
- the LOC107619213 gene encoding uncharacterized protein LOC107619213 isoform X3 gives MDESNKHKAIRAKEISEKMFAAGDVYTAMRFACMARNLFPGLEGAQDDVAIMRESYMSLASLIHSEENKFVGADGAFELVSQAWSVLSDKAKRAMFDEKINAPAFDEEVKVETCKLATECEYIPSQEGDNCDHNVTEAASSNAKIQKDNSPASRSSTFWTMCRRCKLVFLYPRVKVNCRLLCFVCNKEFMAVELDRRRVLSARRRSRGLHTVNPQAHDVSNFHGSTLLRKTCQGSSATQEKDVQQMYQKVKRKRNEEQVTERENASQEEHPVAKRSYFNPSKIRSALEDMSLTGSDERNTKEPDFKYSGTSQPKESGIAKGIYQVELRNHFMDVAVNALSTKLAALNPDTNDSQKANETGETFLRESESYDQDNCEKPEERTSGVQATMPSAGSNTMTDMLTKSLGKMSIEFPTSK, from the exons ATGGATGAGTCAAATAAGCATAAGGCCATCAGAGCCAAAGAGATTTCTGAGAAAATGTTTGCTGCAGGTGATGTTTATACTGCAATGAGGTTCGCTTGTATGGCTCGAAATTTGTTTCCTGGTCTTGAGG GTGCGCAAGACGATGTTGCCATAATGAGGGAATCGTACATGAGTTTAGCTTCCCTGATTCACTCTGAGGAGAACAAGTTTGTTGGCGCAGATGGGGCCTTTGAACTTGTTTCGCAAGCATGGAGTGTGCTGTCGGATAAGGCTAAGAGGGCAATGTTCGATGAGAAGATTAATGCCCCAGCATTCGATGAGGAGGTGAAGGTGGAAACATGTAAACTTGCAACTGAGTGTGAATATATACCATCACAAGAGGGGGATAATTGTGATCACAATGTTACTGAGGCTGCCTCTTCAAATGCAAAGATTCAGAAGGACAATTCACCTGCATCAAGATCAAGTACATTTTGGACTATGTGCCGTAGGTGCAAGCTTGTATTCCTGTACCCTAGAGTTAAAGTTAACTGTAGACTTTTGTGTTTTGTTTGCAACAAAGAATTTATGGCAGTTGAACTAGATAGACGGAGGGTTTTATCAGCAAGGAGGCGCTCCAGGGGTTTGCACACTGTCAATCCACAGGCACATGATGTAAGCAACTTTCATGGCAGTACATTACTGAGAAAAACTTGTCAGGGTTCCTCTGCAACTCAAGAAAAAGATGTTCAACAGATGTATCAGAAAGTAAAGCGAAAGCGCAATGAGGAGCAAGTAACAGAGAGGGAAAATGCCTCCCAAGAGGAGCACCCTGTTGCTAAAAGAAGTTACTTTAATCCTTCCAAGATAAGAAGTGCCTTGGAGGATATGAGCTTGACCGGCTCTGATGAGCGAAACACAAAGGAGCCAGATTTCAAATATAGCGGGACAAGCCAACCTAAAGAGAGCGGCATTGCAAAAGGCATCTACCAGGTGGAGCTTCGTAACCATTTTATGGACGTTGCTGTAAATGCGCTTAGTACAAAACTAGCTGCTCTTAATCCGGATACTAATGATAGCCAGAAAGCAAATGAGACGGGGGAAACATTTTTGAGAGAATCTGAAAGTTATGATCAAGACAATTGTGAGAAGCCAGAAGAAAGGACAAGCGGAGTCCAAGCAACCATGCCATCTGCAGGCTCTAATACTATGACTGACATGCTAACAAAATCTTTGGGGAAGATGTCAATAGAGTTTCCAACTTCCAAATAA
- the LOC107619213 gene encoding uncharacterized protein LOC107619213 isoform X5: MRFACMARNLFPGLEGAQDDVAIMRESYMSLASLIHSEENKFVGADGAFELVSQAWSVLSDKAKRAMFDEKINAPAFDEEVKVETCKLATECEYIPSQEGDNCDHNVTEAASSNAKIQKDNSPASRSSTFWTMCRRCKLVFLYPRVKVNCRLLCFVCNKEFMAVELDRRRVLSARRRSRGLHTVNPQAHDVSNFHGSTLLRKTCQGSSATQEKDVQQMYQKVKRKRNEEQVTERENASQEEHPVAKRSYFNPSKIRSALEDMSLTGSDERNTKEPDFKYSGTSQPKESGIAKGIYQVELRNHFMDVAVNALSTKLAALNPDTNDSQKANETGETFLRESESYDQDNCEKPEERTSGVQATMPSAGSNTMTDMLTKSLGKMSIEFPTSK; encoded by the exons ATGAGGTTCGCTTGTATGGCTCGAAATTTGTTTCCTGGTCTTGAGG GTGCGCAAGACGATGTTGCCATAATGAGGGAATCGTACATGAGTTTAGCTTCCCTGATTCACTCTGAGGAGAACAAGTTTGTTGGCGCAGATGGGGCCTTTGAACTTGTTTCGCAAGCATGGAGTGTGCTGTCGGATAAGGCTAAGAGGGCAATGTTCGATGAGAAGATTAATGCCCCAGCATTCGATGAGGAGGTGAAGGTGGAAACATGTAAACTTGCAACTGAGTGTGAATATATACCATCACAAGAGGGGGATAATTGTGATCACAATGTTACTGAGGCTGCCTCTTCAAATGCAAAGATTCAGAAGGACAATTCACCTGCATCAAGATCAAGTACATTTTGGACTATGTGCCGTAGGTGCAAGCTTGTATTCCTGTACCCTAGAGTTAAAGTTAACTGTAGACTTTTGTGTTTTGTTTGCAACAAAGAATTTATGGCAGTTGAACTAGATAGACGGAGGGTTTTATCAGCAAGGAGGCGCTCCAGGGGTTTGCACACTGTCAATCCACAGGCACATGATGTAAGCAACTTTCATGGCAGTACATTACTGAGAAAAACTTGTCAGGGTTCCTCTGCAACTCAAGAAAAAGATGTTCAACAGATGTATCAGAAAGTAAAGCGAAAGCGCAATGAGGAGCAAGTAACAGAGAGGGAAAATGCCTCCCAAGAGGAGCACCCTGTTGCTAAAAGAAGTTACTTTAATCCTTCCAAGATAAGAAGTGCCTTGGAGGATATGAGCTTGACCGGCTCTGATGAGCGAAACACAAAGGAGCCAGATTTCAAATATAGCGGGACAAGCCAACCTAAAGAGAGCGGCATTGCAAAAGGCATCTACCAGGTGGAGCTTCGTAACCATTTTATGGACGTTGCTGTAAATGCGCTTAGTACAAAACTAGCTGCTCTTAATCCGGATACTAATGATAGCCAGAAAGCAAATGAGACGGGGGAAACATTTTTGAGAGAATCTGAAAGTTATGATCAAGACAATTGTGAGAAGCCAGAAGAAAGGACAAGCGGAGTCCAAGCAACCATGCCATCTGCAGGCTCTAATACTATGACTGACATGCTAACAAAATCTTTGGGGAAGATGTCAATAGAGTTTCCAACTTCCAAATAA
- the LOC107619213 gene encoding uncharacterized protein LOC107619213 isoform X2, producing the protein MRFACMARNLFPGLEGIKQMIKIFGIYLAAKIKINGEIDWYTMLGVGAQDDVAIMRESYMSLASLIHSEENKFVGADGAFELVSQAWSVLSDKAKRAMFDEKINAPAFDEEVKVETCKLATECEYIPSQEGDNCDHNVTEAASSNAKIQKDNSPASRSSTFWTMCRRCKLVFLYPRVKVNCRLLCFVCNKEFMAVELDRRRVLSARRRSRGLHTVNPQAHDVSNFHGSTLLRKTCQGSSATQEKDVQQMYQKVKRKRNEEQVTERENASQEEHPVAKRSYFNPSKIRSALEDMSLTGSDERNTKEPDFKYSGTSQPKESGIAKGIYQVELRNHFMDVAVNALSTKLAALNPDTNDSQKANETGETFLRESESYDQDNCEKPEERTSGVQATMPSAGSNTMTDMLTKSLGKMSIEFPTSK; encoded by the coding sequence ATGAGGTTCGCTTGTATGGCTCGAAATTTGTTTCCTGGTCTTGAGGGTATTAAGCAGATGATAAAAATATTTGGTATATACCTGGCTGCTAAGATCAAAATAAATGGTGAAATTGATTGGTACACTATGCTTGGTGTAGGTGCGCAAGACGATGTTGCCATAATGAGGGAATCGTACATGAGTTTAGCTTCCCTGATTCACTCTGAGGAGAACAAGTTTGTTGGCGCAGATGGGGCCTTTGAACTTGTTTCGCAAGCATGGAGTGTGCTGTCGGATAAGGCTAAGAGGGCAATGTTCGATGAGAAGATTAATGCCCCAGCATTCGATGAGGAGGTGAAGGTGGAAACATGTAAACTTGCAACTGAGTGTGAATATATACCATCACAAGAGGGGGATAATTGTGATCACAATGTTACTGAGGCTGCCTCTTCAAATGCAAAGATTCAGAAGGACAATTCACCTGCATCAAGATCAAGTACATTTTGGACTATGTGCCGTAGGTGCAAGCTTGTATTCCTGTACCCTAGAGTTAAAGTTAACTGTAGACTTTTGTGTTTTGTTTGCAACAAAGAATTTATGGCAGTTGAACTAGATAGACGGAGGGTTTTATCAGCAAGGAGGCGCTCCAGGGGTTTGCACACTGTCAATCCACAGGCACATGATGTAAGCAACTTTCATGGCAGTACATTACTGAGAAAAACTTGTCAGGGTTCCTCTGCAACTCAAGAAAAAGATGTTCAACAGATGTATCAGAAAGTAAAGCGAAAGCGCAATGAGGAGCAAGTAACAGAGAGGGAAAATGCCTCCCAAGAGGAGCACCCTGTTGCTAAAAGAAGTTACTTTAATCCTTCCAAGATAAGAAGTGCCTTGGAGGATATGAGCTTGACCGGCTCTGATGAGCGAAACACAAAGGAGCCAGATTTCAAATATAGCGGGACAAGCCAACCTAAAGAGAGCGGCATTGCAAAAGGCATCTACCAGGTGGAGCTTCGTAACCATTTTATGGACGTTGCTGTAAATGCGCTTAGTACAAAACTAGCTGCTCTTAATCCGGATACTAATGATAGCCAGAAAGCAAATGAGACGGGGGAAACATTTTTGAGAGAATCTGAAAGTTATGATCAAGACAATTGTGAGAAGCCAGAAGAAAGGACAAGCGGAGTCCAAGCAACCATGCCATCTGCAGGCTCTAATACTATGACTGACATGCTAACAAAATCTTTGGGGAAGATGTCAATAGAGTTTCCAACTTCCAAATAA